CGCAGGCCGCCGGTCGGGTTGCCGCCGAGCAACGGGCTGCCCGTATCGGGGAACTGGCCGCTGTCGCTCAGCGAATCACCAAAGATCACCAGTTGGCTGTAGGGGTTCGCGTAGGTCGCGGCCGGTAGAGCGGCCAGGAGTACTGCAGCGGTCAATGCTTTGATGGGGAAAGTCATGGCTACTCCGTCTTGTTGTATTGCCGACAGGCAAGGGCGGCAGAGTAGCCAGTTCGCAGTTTTTAGACGCTCACCCAAATGGGCGATTAAAAACCTATCGACAAAAACATAATTGCTCACCACTTGATCAAAATGACAGATACAGTCACGAAAGGAGCCTCGCCACGGGTGGTAGACCCGGGAGATAGGCGGAAGGCATTAGTCTATTTTCCGGCTCCTTGTGTCAGCTTCAGCAGTGCCGGATGGCTTCACTGCTGCGACTGCCCCGAGCGGGGGCACGCATGACCACCGGAGAAGCGGTCGTGAGGCGAGCTGCTGCAGGCCGACGGCCCATGCACTGGTCCAGCGCGGGTGGATACAACTTGATCCTCCGTCGCAGTGGCTGAGGACCTCGGCGAGCCTGAGCGCTCTGGGGCAGACCTTGAAACGGGGCCGACGTGATGCCGGCCCCGGTGGAATCACACGGCGCTGCGACTAACTGCCGATAATCGCTGCACAAAGCCAAAGCGTGCCGGCGATAACGGGGCGCTGTCAGCCCAAGGCGCTCAGCTTCATGCTCAGCTCACCGCGCACAGCCTCTTCGCGCATCAGCCTGGCCGCACTGGCGATGTCCGGGGCCAGCCAGCGGTCCTGATCGAACGCCGGGACACGCTGGCGCAGCAACTGCCAGGCGTAGCCGGTGCCCGCACCGAAGCCTCGGTCCTTGATGAACTCGAACGCCTGGGCCGCCAACAGGTATTCGATGGCAAGAATCTGCGCGCAGTTTTCCAGCACTTTGTGCAGCTTCAGCGCGGCATTGGTGCCCATGCTCAGGTGGTCCTCCTGCAGCGCGGAGGTGACGAAGTTGTCCACCACCGCCGGCTGCGCCAACTGACGATTCTCCGCGCACAGCGAAGCCGCCACGTACTGGACGATCATCATCCCGTTGTTCACCCCCGGCTGGCTGACCAGAAAGGCCGGAAGGCCGCTGATCAACGGGTTGACCAGGCGGTCCTGGCGGCGCTCGGAAATGCCGCCGATCTCGGTCATGGCGATGGCCATCAGGTCCGCGGCCATGGCCACCGACTGGCCATGGGGGTTGGCTTGCATGACCACCCGGTAGTCATCCGGCGTCCCCAGCACCAGCGGGTTGTCGTTCGCCGAGTTCAGTTCGATCTCGATCTGCCGCGCGGCATGCTGCAGCTGATCGCGGCAGGCGCCGTGCACCTGGGGAATGGAACGAATGCTCAGGGCATCCTGGGTACGTATGCCGCGGTTGCCCGCCACCACCTCACTGCCGGCCAGCAGCGCGCGCAGGTTGGCGCCCACCGTCTGCATGCCGGCATGGGGCTTGAGCGCGAGGATCTCCGGGTCATAGGCATCGATCTGCCCGCCAAGGGCCTCGAAGCTCATGGCGCCCACCACGTCGGCCCAACCCACCAGGCGCGTCGCGTCATCCAGCGCCAGGCAGCTCAGCCCGGTCATGCAGGGAGGACCGTTGACCAGGCTGAGCCCATCCTTGGCGCCCAGCCGAACCGGCGCCAGCCCCTCGGCTTCCAGGGCCTGGCTGGCTGGCACGACCTGTCCCTTGTAGGTCACCTCGCCGATGCCGAGCAGGCTGATGCCAATGTGGGCCATGTGGGTCAGGTAGCCCACCGATCCCTGGGCAGGCACCAGCGGGGTGATGCCGCGATTGAGCAGGTCCAGCAAGCCCTGGACCAGGTGTCGCTGCAGGCCGGACTTGCCCTGGCTGAAGTTGCTGATGGCGGCGCAGATGATCGCCCGGGTCTGCTCCTCGGTGAGGGGCGCACCGACGCCGCAGGCATGACTGACCAGGGTGTTGTAGGAGAGCGCGGCCAGCTGTTCGCCCTGCAGGGTCACATTGCACAGTGCGCCGAGACCGGTGTTGACGCCGTAGGCGCGCTCGCCACTGGCGACGATGCGCTCGACGATCGCGCGCGCGTTGTCGATACGCGCCCAGGCCTGCTCGGACAGTTCCAGCGGCGCCCGACGGCGCGCCACGGCGACCACATCCTGCCAGCGCAGCGGGGCATCACCAATGACGACCTGTTCAACTGTCGACGGAGCGCTGCTTGCTTGCGAACCAATGGATTCAACTGACGACATCTAGGAGGTTTCCTTCAAGGGTGGCCACATGGCGCTGGACGAAACGGTCGACGTATTCGTCGGCGGGTTGATAGAGGATTTCCCGGGGGGTACCCACTTGAATCAGGCGGCCATCTTTAAGGATGGCGATGCGGTTGCCGATGCGTACCGCTTCGTCGAGGTCGTGGGTGATGAAAACGATGGTCTTGCGCAGACCTTTCTGCAGCTCCAGCAACTGATCCTGCATCTCCGCGCGAATCAGCGGGTCGAGGGCGCTGAAGGCCTCATCCATGAGGATGATGTCGGTGTCCGAGGCGAGTGCCCGGGCCAGGCCGACCCGCTGGCGCATGCCACCGGAGAGCTGATGGGGATAGGACTTCTCGTAGCCTTTGAGGCCGACCATGGTGATCCAGTGCTGCGCCCGCTCGACGCAGCGGGCCTTGCCCTCGCCACGCACCTTGAGACCGTAGGCGACGTTGTCCAGCACGGTCTTGTGCGGCAGCAGGCCGAAGCTCTGGAACACCATGCTGATCTTGCTGCGGCGAAACTGCCGCAATGCCTGCCTGTCGTAGCGCAGGATGTCCTCGCCATCGACCAGTATCTCGCCGCTGGTCGGGTCGATCAGGCGGTTGAAATGGCGCACCAGGGTCGACTTGCCCGAGCCGGACAGGCCCATGATGACGAAGATCTCGCCCGGCTCGATGGACAGGGACAGGTCGTTCACCCCGACCACGCAGCTGGTCTTCGCCAGCACCTGGTCCTTGCTCTTGCCTTCGCGGATCAGCGCCAGGGCCTCATCGGCCCGCGAACCGAAGATCTTGAAGACGTTCTTGACCACTATCTTGCTCATTGGCTGACCTCGTGCCGCGAGCGCCCGTAGGCCTGGGTGATGCGGTCGATGACCACGGCGAGGATGACGATCGCCAGGCCGGCTTCCAGGCCCTTGCCGACGTTCAGGGTCTGGATGCCGACCAGAACGTCTTCACCCAGGCCGCGGGCACCGATCATCGAGGCGATCACCACCATCGACAGGGCCATCATGGTGGTCTGGTTGAGCCCCGCCATGATGCTTGGCAGCGCCAGGGGCAGCTGCACGCCGAACAGCTGCTGCCAGCGACTGGCGCCGAAGGCGTTGACCGCTTCCATGACCTCGCGATCGACCTGGCGGATCCCCAGGTCGGTGAGCCGGATCAGTGGCGGTGCGGCATAGATCACGGTGGCGAAGATGGCCGGCACCTTGCCCAGGCCGAACAGCATCAGCACCGGGATCAGGTACACGAAGCTGGGCATGGTCTGCATGATGTCGAGCAGCGGCATCAGCAGGGTCCGCAGCCGATCGCTGCGGGCCGAAAGAATCCCCAGGGGTATGCCGATCAACACCGCGATCAGCGTCGCCACCAGCATCAGCGCCAGGGTCTGCATCAGCTTGTCCCACAGCCCCACTGCGCCAACCAGAAACAGCAGGCCGACGATGACCACCGTCGGCAGCGCCCGCCGGGTCGCATGCCAGGCGATGGCGGCGAAGATGCCGAGCATCAGCCACCAGGGCGTTGCGCGCAGGTAGCCCTCGAGGTTGACGATGACCCACAGCACGGAGTCCGAGATCTGCCGGAACACATCGCCGTAATTGACCACCAAGGCGTCGACCCAGTCATTGACCAGGTTGGCGATGGAGAATGTAAATTGCTCGGGAAACATAGAGTGCTCTCGGTCGACTGGCCGGGGAGGCCGCTCATCACAGCCGCCGGGAGGGCCGCCCAGGCCCTCCCGGACTCAGCTTGCTACAGGCTCGCTTCGATCTTTCTCGCCGCGTCCTCACTCACCCAGCGGTGCCAGATCCCCGGGTTTTCCTTGAGGAAGGCCTTGGCCAGCACCGGCGACTCGATCCGGTCCTTGGCCATGCGCCCGAGGTTCTGGTTGAGCACGTCGATCGGCACGTTCACCTGCTCGAGCACGGCGACCAGTTCCGGCGCCTGCTCATGGAACTCCTTGGACAGGCCAATCTGGATGGAGATGCTGTTCGCGTGACCCGGCTCGTCCTCCAGCTTGACCAGATCGACCTGGCCCATCAGCGGAGTCGGCGACCAGTAGTAGAACAGGATCGGCTCGCCACGCTTGTAGCTGGACAGCACCGCGGCATCCAGTGCCGGACCGGTGCCAGGGCGGAAGTTGGTGAACTTCTCTTCCAGGCCCGAATCCTTCAGCTTCTTGCTGTTCTCCTGCTCGCAGCTCCAACCGGCCGGGCAGTTGTAGAAGCGGCCCTTGGCCGGCTCCTCGGGATCGCGGAACACCTCGGTGTACAGGGCCAGATCGGCAACCTTCTTGAGATTCGGGGTCTTGGCTTCCAGCTTGCGGTTGGCATCGCCCTCCACCAGATAACGCGGCACGTACCAGCCCTCGTCAGCGCCGACGATAGGCGCGCCGACACCGACCACCTTGCCCGCCGCCGCCGCCTTGTTCCACACATCGCTGCGCCCCACCCATTCCTCGGCGAACACTTGGATGTCGTTGGTGCTCAGGGCCTGTTCCATGGTGATGGAGTTGCCCGGCAGGCTGTCGGTTTTGCAGCCGTAGCCTTCCTTGAGCACGATCTGGATGACATCGGTGAGCAGCATGCCGCTCTCCCAGTTGAGCCCGGCAAACTTCACCGGCTTGCCGGACTCGCACCAGCCGGCGGCCTGCGCGGAAACCGAACCGGCCAACAGGCCCAGAGACAGCAAGGTGTTCAGCAGCTTCTTGTTGCTTTTCATCGCGTCACTCCTAATGCATGGATGTTAACGGTGGTGCAGGTTCAAGCCCCGAGCATGGGCAGATTGAGCCCCTGCTCGCGGGCGCAGTCGATGGCGATCGGATAGCCGGCGTCGGCATGTCGCATTACGCCGCTTGCCGGGTCGTTGTGCAGCACCCGGGCGATGCGCTCGGCGGCCTCGTCAGTGCCGTCGCAGACGATCACCATCCCGGCGTGCTGGGAGAAGCCCATGCCGACGCCGCCGCCGTGGTGCAGCGAGACCCAGGTGGCGCCGCTGGCGGTATTGAGCAGGGCGTTGAGCAGCGGCCAGTCGGACACGGCGTCGGAGCCGTCCTGCATGGCTTCGGTCTCGCGGTTGGGGCTGGCCACCGAGCCGGAGTCCAGGTGGTCGCGACCGATCACCACCGGCGCGGAGAGTTCGCCGCTGCGGACCATCTCGTTGAACGCCAGGCCGAGCTTGGCGCGCTGGCCCAGGCCGACCCAGCAGATTCGCGCCGGCAGGCCCTGGAAGGCGATGCGCTCGCGGGCCATGTCCAGCCAGTGGTGCAGGTGGGCGTCGTCGGCGATCAGCTCCTTGACCTTGGCGTCGGTCTTGTAGATGTCCTCGGGGTCGCCGGACAGCGCGGCCCAGCGGAACGGGCCGACGCCGCGGCAGAACAGCGGACGGATATAGGCCGGGACGAAGCCGGGGAAGTCGAAAGCGTGCTCGACGCCCTCCTCCAGCGCCATCTGGCGGATGTTGTTGCCGTAGTCGAAGGTCGGCACGCCCTGCTTCTGCAAGTCGAGCATGGCCTGCACGTGCACGGCCATGGACTGCTTGGCGGCCTTGACCACCGCCGCCGGCTCGCGCTGGGCGCGCTCGCGGTACTGCTCCCAGCTCCAGCCGATGGGCAGGTAGCCGTTGAGCGGGTCGTGGGCGCTGGTCTGGTCGGTGACCATGTCCGGGCGCACACCGCGCTTGACCAGCTCAGGGAGGAGCTCGGCGGCGTTGCCGTGCAGGGCAATGGAGATGGCCTGGCCTTCGGCGCAGTACTTGTCGATGCGCGCCAGGGCGTCGTCCAGGTCCTGGGCCTGCTCGTCGACGTAGCGGGTCTTCAGGCGGAAGTCGATGCGGCTCTGCTGGCATTCGATGGTGAGCGAAGTCGCGCCGGCCAGGGTGGCGGCCAGGGGCTGGGCGCCGCCCATGCCGCCGAGGCCGGCGGTCAGCACCCACTTGCCCTTGAGGTCGCCGCCGTAGTGCTGGCGGCCGGCCTCGACGAAGGTCTCGTAGGTGCCCTGGACGATGCCCTGGCTGCCGATGTAGATCCAGCTGCCGGCGGTCATCTGGCCGTACATCGCCAGGCCCTTCGCGTCCAGCTCGTTGAAGTGTTCCCAGGTGGCCCAGTGCGGCACCAGGTTGGAATTGGCGATCAGCACCCGCGGCGCGTTGCTGTGGGTCTTGAACACGCCGACCGGCTTGCCCGACTGCACCAGCAGGGTCTCGTCGTCGTTGAGCTGCTTCAGCGACTCGACGATGGCATCGAAGCACTCCCAGTTGCGCGCGGCCCGGCCGATGCCGCCGTAGACCACCAGTTCCTTGGGGTTCTCCGCCACGTCCGGGTCGAGGTTGTTCATCAGCATGCGCAGCGGCGCCTCGGTCAGCCAGCTCTTGGCGTTCAGCTGGGTGCCGCGCGGGGCGCGGATTTCGGTGTCACGGAATTGGCTCATTGCTGATTTCTCGAAAAGAATCCTAACGCTGGCATGGCTAGATCGTGCTTGCAGGCACTCAAACTCTAGGCACTTTCCCCGGCAGCAAGGCCGCGGCGGCGACGTACCGAGCCAGACACCCCTTTACTTGTACACACAAGCATATGCAAGCAAGGGGCCAACACATGACTGACATTGGCAAGCTCATCGCCAAATCGCCGAAGGGCTCGAATACTCTAGGAAATGTGACCGGTCAGTCCCGCCAGATCGATACGGGCAACCCAGGCACGCCTGTTACCCGAGCGGCGCGGCGCGCAGATAGGGAGCAATGCGAGCACCAAGATGGGGCCCGCGGTAACAAGGCTACTCAGTTCAGGGCCGCGTCGATCCGCGCCGCGACCTCGGCCGGGACCCAGGTCGACCAGATATCCCGGTGCTCGCGGTAGAACTGCCGACTGACGTCCTCGGCCTCGCTGTGCTGCTCGGACATCCCGGCGAGGATGGCGTTGAACAGCGGCAGGGGAATCTGCACCTTGTCGAATACCTTGACCAGCTCGGGGGCGCTGGCATGGAAGTCGCGGGAGACGCCGATGGAGATCTTCGCCGGCAGCGAGCGGCTGCCGACGGGGTTGGGATGATTGCCGTCGATCAGGGTTGCCCAGGCCTTGGGGTCGAACGGCGGCTCCTCCAGCTGCACCAGGTCGTAACGCCCCATCAGCGGCGTTGGCGACCAGTAGTAGAAGAGGATCGGCTCCTGCCGGCGGATCGCCGAGCTGATCGCCGCGTCCAGTGCCGGCCCGGCGCCGGTGCGGAAGTTCACGTAGCTGTCCGTCAACCCGTAGGCCTTGAGCTTCTGCGAGTTGACCACGGCACAAGTCCAGCCGCTCGGGCAGTTGTAGAAGCGCCCCTTGTCCGGCTCCTCGGGGTCGCGGAACAGCGCCTTGTAGCGCGGCAGGTCACTCACCGACTTGAGCCCGGCCGCCGGAGCATCGCCCCCCTTGACCAGATACTCGGGCACCCACCAGCCCTCGGTCGCCCCCTGTACCGGCTCGCCGACGGCGAACACCTCGCCGGCCTCCTCGGCCTTGCGCCAGATCTCGCTGCGCCCGGCCCATTGCTCGGCGATCACCTGCACATCGTTCTGCTTAAGTGCGTTCTCCATGGTCAGGGTGTTGCCCGGCAACGCGTCGGTCTGACAGCCATAGCCCTTCTCCAGCAGATCGCGCAGCACCTGGGTGGCGAACATGCCGCTTTCCCAGTTGAGCCCGGCGAACACCACGGTGCTCGGATAGGGGCAGGGGGCCGGCGCGGCCAGTGCAGGGGCGCAAGCCAGCACCCCCACCAGGGTCAGCACAGCGAATACAGGACGAAGCAGCGGCATGGCAATCTCCCGGTCAACCGCAAGGGGATGTCGCCTCTGCCCTGGCTGAGAGCCAGCGGCAGACGACTACCAAGGGTTTAGACCCGGGCGGCAGATTTGCCCAGTTTTTCCGCGATCTGGCGGACGCCGAGCAGCCGCGAGCTCGGCGCGAAGCGGCCCAACGACCCGTTGCGGTGCGAATGGCTCCGCTGGGCGGCTAGGGCTTGATCTCGCCGTCCGCCGTCCGCCAGATCAGGGCCTCGGTGTCATAGCCCTGCTCGCGCGCCACCTGTAGCAGATTGTCGCGCAGCGCCGGATCGACTTGCGGGCTGCGCGCCAGCAGCCACAGGTAGTCGCGATCGGGATGGCCGACCAGGGCGCTCTGGTAGTCGTCGTCGAGATAGAGTAGCCAGTACTCGCCTTGCGCCACGCCGGGCAGCAGGCGGCTGAACCAGTTGTCGAAACGCACCCACAGCTTGTCGGTCTCGCCCGCCACCTGCGGCACGGCCACGCCTTCGACCTGCTGCCACTCGCCCTCCCGGGTACGGCAGCGGTTGACCACCGCCAGGCTGCCGTCGGCCTGCAGGGCATAATGCGCCTCGGACTGGGCGCAGTTGCGCTGGAAGAACATGGGCAGGCGTGCCCACTCGTACCAGGTGCCCTGGTAGCGCTGCAGATCGACGGCGTCGACGGTCTGCGGCGGCACCGGCCCGGTGCCGGAGTTGACGCAGCCTGCCAGCAGCGCCGCCATCATCACACTCAACACGCCACGCATCCTGACCTCCTTACTTGAGTCCCTTGCCGGAGAACATCAGCACCTGATCGCCGGCGAACTGCACGCTGATGAAGCTCTGCTCGTCGCCCCAGGTGCAGCTGGTGATGCCCAGGGCGCCGGCGCATTCGCTGGGCGCACCGAGCAGCTGCTCGACCTCGGGCTTGCTCATGCCGGCCTGCAGTTTCGAGTAGTTGGCCTGGTTGACCTTGTTGCAGGCGACCAGCAGCACAGAAGCTGCGATCAGGGCGAGGGCGCGAAACGACATGCAGGGACTCCGCTGGATAAAGGTTCGAGCCCGCCTGATGCAGGCCCGCGATACGCTCGGTTGGACGTCAGAAGCGCGAGCCGGGTTCCTCGAGGAAGCGCAGTTCCTCCTCGCTCGAGGCGCGACCGAGAATCGCATTGCGATGGGGAAAGCGGGCGAAGCGGGCGATTATTCGCTGGTGGCGTTCGGCGTAATCGAGGTAATCGGCGAACAGCTTGTGCTCGGCGGCAGGCGCGGCATCGAGCAGGCGACTGAAGCGTCGCACCGCCTCGTCCTGCAGCAGCAGGTCCTCGGCGTGCTCCAGCACCAGGTAGATGAACACCCGCTGGATCGGCGCCAGCGCCGCTTCGCGCTCGCCATCCAGGCCGTCCAGCACCAGCTGGCGGGCACGGGCGTCACCGGCGAAGGCGCGCGGGTCGTCACGATGGATCATGCGCGGCAGCTGGTCGAGCAGCAGGGTCAGCGCCAGCCAGCCTTCGGCCTGCTCGGCCCAGTCGCCGAGACCACCGGCCAGGGCCTGCTCGACCAGGGCACCGAAGCGTTCGCGGGCCTCGGCATCCTGGCTGTCACGCTTGCCGAACCACAGCCCGGAGCGCGCCGCGGCCACCTCGCCCGCCGTCGTCAGGGGGCCGAACCACCAGTCGAGCAGAGGCTGCCAGGGCGCGCTCATGGTTCACTCCTGGTGGTAGGCGGTAACGCGCTCGACTTCCTGCTTGGAGCCGAGGAACACCGCCACCCGCTGGTGCAGCGAGCTCGGCTGGATGTCGAGAATGCGCTGGGTGCCGTTGGTGGCGGCACCGCCGGCCTGCTCGATGATGAAGGACATCGGGTTGGCCTCGTACATCAGGCGCAGCTTGCCGGGCTTCTCCGGCTCGCGGGCGTCGCGCGGGTACATGAAGATGCCGCCGCGGGTGAGGATGCGGTGCACGTCGGCCACCATCGAGGCGATCCAGCGCATGTTGTAGTTCTTCTCCAGCGGCCCGGTCTCGCCGGCCAGCAGCTCGCCGACGTAACGCTGCACCGGCGCCTCCCAGTGGCGCTGGTTGGACATGTTGATGGCGAATTCCTTGGTGGTCTCCGGCACCTTGATGTTGTCGTGGGTCAGCACGAAGCTGCCCAGCTCGCGGTCCAGGGTAAAGCCCTTGACGCCGTTGCCCAGGGTCAGCAGCAGCATGGTCTGCGGGCCGTAGATGGCGTAGCCGGCGGCGACCTGCTGGGTGCCCGGCTGGAGGAAGGCGTCCTCGCCCAGGTCCCCCACATCGCCATTGCGCTCGGGGCAGCGCAGTACCGAGAAGATGGTGCCGACCGAGACGTTGACGTCGATGTTCGACGAGCCGTCCAGCGGGTCGAATACCAGCAGGTAGGCGCCCTTGGGGTAGCGGCCGGGAATCTGGTAGGCGTTGTCCATCTCTTCGGAGGCCATGCCGGCCAGGTGGCCGCCCCACTCGTTGGCTTCCAGGAGGATCTCGTTGGACAGCACGTCGAGCTTCTTCTGCACCTCGCCCTGTACGTTCTCGGTTTCCATGCTGCCGAGCACGCCGCCCAGGGCGCCCTTGGACACCTGATGGCTGATCGCCTTGCAGGCCCGTGCCACCACTTCGATAAGGAAACGCAGATCGGCGGGGGTGTTGTGGCTGCGGGTCTGCTCGATCAGATAGCGGCTCAGGGTAACGCGGGACATGGACGGCTCCGGGAAGGAAGAAAAATCGCGCGCAGTTTAACCCTTTATCGGCTTCGGCGCCTCAGCAGGTGGATGGAAGGCCCCGGAGCAGGCCTCCATCGCGGGCTTGAGCTCAATGGCTGGGTGCCCGGCGCAGCAAGCTGGCGGCCATCAGGCCCAGCACCGCCACGCCCAGCAGCAGCACGACCCACAAGCCCCAGCGCTTCCAGTCCGGAGCGGAGCCCGGCGGCGACATCGCCTGCACCTTGGCGCCCGCCACCACCTCGGCCGAGGCGAGCTGTTCCAGGCGCTGCGGACGAAAGCCCGGAATCAGCGTTTCCAGAGGCAGGGCCGCCGACACCGCGTCGGCATTGCCCAGCGCCAGCCGATAGGGCGGGCTGCCACGGCCGAGAAACACCAGGTGGGTGGCGCGCACGCCGATCCGCAGGAATGGCGCGGCGCCCAGCCCGCCGCCGCGCGCGTCCACCTGCAGGCGCAGCTGCTGCACGGCGACACCGGGCAGGGCCAGTTCATCCTGTCGCTGCTCGCCCTCCGGCTCCGGCAGGCGATAGAGCAGGCCGCTGCCCAGTGTCCGCCAGCGGCCCTGACCGCCACCGCGGCCACTGACCCGCACCGGCACCAGGCGGTTGTCCTGGCCCAGTTCGAGGCGGATCCGCTGCACCGGCAACGTGCGTGGCAACTTCCAGCGGAAAGAGTCGTCGGCGGCGCGGTCGGCCGGCAGCGGCTCGGACCACACCAACGGCAACGACAGGCTGCCCGCTGGCCGACTGAACAGGCGCGCGACGGTCAGTGGCGGCGCCTCTCGCGGGCTCTCCCACATCAGCCGCAGGTAGCGCGCCTGCCGGCCCGGCAAGTCGATCTGACGCCGTTCGATGCGCTCGTCGGCAAACGACAGGCGTGCCAGCTGCGCCTGCCCCCAGGAGCGCCAGGTGCGCAGGTCGTCACTGGCCTCGATGCGCAAGCGCTGAAAGCCCTCGTGGTCGCTGCTCCAGTCCAGCTCCAGGCGCACCAGGGGGTCCTCGACGGCGCTGGCATCGAGCAGCCAGCCGCGCCGGGCAGAGGCCTGCGCCGATGGAGCCGTCTCGACCAGTTCGATCAGCGTGCCCCTGGCGCTGCGCTGCACGCGCAGGCCCGGCGAGTCCGTCAGGTCGTCCGCTTCGGCATGCAGCGCGAACCAGCGCACCTCGTGCTCGTGCAAGGTCTCCTCGGCCGGGCTGCGCACCAGGGCATAGGCCAGGGGCTCCCCCTCGCCGTTGAACACCCGCAGGTCGCGCAGGTCGGCGAAATCAGCCGCCAGGTGCACGGCCATGGGCAGTTCCAGGCGATACCAGGGGCCCTCCCCGGTCAGCGCCAGGGGCAGCTGCCAGGCGTAGTCGCCGGGCCGCTCCGCAGCCTGGCCGACAAGGCTGCACAGCAGGCCCACAAGCAGCAGCCAGGCGCGTCCAGGGTGCTTGTTAATGCTCATGCCTGCTCCTGTTTCATCTGGCCCGCCTCGTCTTTTCTGGCGGGTGGCAAGGGGGCGAAATAACCGACCACCAGGAGCAGCCCGCCGACGCCGATAAAGGACACGATGCGCTCCAGCCCGCCGCGGTTGCCCAGCTCGACGAAGAACAGCTTGGCCACCACCACGGCGATCAGCAGCGCGCCGAGCAACCACAGCTCGCGGCGCTGGCGCAGGTGACCGAAGACCATCAGCGGCAGGGCGATCAGGGTCCAGACGATGGACAGCCCGGCCTGCACCAGCATCGAGTCGAGCAGGATCGGCAGGCGGTAGGGCACTCCGCCCCAATGGTGCGCCGTGCGCATCACCAGGGCGGTGAACAGGGCGAACAGCGAGGCGCCGAGCAGTCCCTGGAGCAACAGGCGGCCGCGTGCGGCCGACATACCCAGCTGCGGCAGGCTCACCGAAGACCAGGCATAGAGCGCCGCCAGGGCGAGCAGCAGGCCCAGCTCCAGGGGGTTGAGCAACGGCAGGTAGGGCAGCGGCGCGGCGCCACCGTCACTGGCGAGGTTGGCCAGCCAGAACCAGGCGAGCATCGACAGGGCCAGCGGCAACGCCGCCAGCACCCGGTACTCGCGAGGGTGCTCAACCAGCGGCCAGGGCCACTTCTGCGGCTTCGCCATCCACCACAGGTAGGCACTGGGCAGCAGCGCCCAACCGAGCCAGCGCCAGGCGTTGTAGTGCGCGGACAGGGCGAGGAACTGGTAGCGCAGCTCCAGGGCCAGCACCGCCAGCAGCAACCAGCAGCCGAATACGTGGGCCGCGCTGCGGGCGCCGCCCGGCAGCTTCGGGCCCAGGCGGCGCTGTAGCCAGAAGTGCGCGGCGAACAGCACCGGCCAGGCCAGCCAACCGAGATGGGCCAACGGCTGGTAGCGCAAGCTCCAGCTCTGCAGCAACACCGCCGCCGCAACCGGCACCAGCAGGCACGCGAGCAGCGCCAGCTGCGGCCAATCCCGGCGCAGCGCCACTGTCCCGGCCAGCACCGCGCTCAGCGCGGCCGCCAGCAACAGGGCGCTGCTCTGCAGGCCGGTACTGGCGACGAAGCGCAACACCTCGGCGGCCAGCGCCAGCCCCAGCCAGGCCACGCCCCACACCAGCAGCCACAGGGCCAGCGGCGCACCCGTGCGCTCAAGCAGCGGCAAGCCCTCGCCCCGCTCCAGCATGTGCAGCCACCACGCGGCAAACAGCGCGGCGAGCGCCAGGGACGCGGGGGCCCAGAACTCGGTATGGAGCAACGGCCGCAACCCGTCGCCGTCGCCCGGGACGAGCAGCAGCTCAAGGCCGACAAGCACGGCCAGGGCGCAGGCGAACTGCAGTCCCAGGGCGAAGAGGAAGCCGGCACGCTGCTGCAGGTGCAGGCTGAGCCCGAGCACCAGCAACGCACCGGCGCCGTATACGGCGCCACTGCCGGGCAGTCCGAGCACCCGAGCCAGATACAGC
The genomic region above belongs to Pseudomonas benzenivorans and contains:
- a CDS encoding lipocalin family protein, producing MRGVLSVMMAALLAGCVNSGTGPVPPQTVDAVDLQRYQGTWYEWARLPMFFQRNCAQSEAHYALQADGSLAVVNRCRTREGEWQQVEGVAVPQVAGETDKLWVRFDNWFSRLLPGVAQGEYWLLYLDDDYQSALVGHPDRDYLWLLARSPQVDPALRDNLLQVAREQGYDTEALIWRTADGEIKP
- a CDS encoding ABC transporter substrate-binding protein, yielding MPLLRPVFAVLTLVGVLACAPALAAPAPCPYPSTVVFAGLNWESGMFATQVLRDLLEKGYGCQTDALPGNTLTMENALKQNDVQVIAEQWAGRSEIWRKAEEAGEVFAVGEPVQGATEGWWVPEYLVKGGDAPAAGLKSVSDLPRYKALFRDPEEPDKGRFYNCPSGWTCAVVNSQKLKAYGLTDSYVNFRTGAGPALDAAISSAIRRQEPILFYYWSPTPLMGRYDLVQLEEPPFDPKAWATLIDGNHPNPVGSRSLPAKISIGVSRDFHASAPELVKVFDKVQIPLPLFNAILAGMSEQHSEAEDVSRQFYREHRDIWSTWVPAEVAARIDAALN
- a CDS encoding DUF924 family protein; the encoded protein is MSAPWQPLLDWWFGPLTTAGEVAAARSGLWFGKRDSQDAEARERFGALVEQALAGGLGDWAEQAEGWLALTLLLDQLPRMIHRDDPRAFAGDARARQLVLDGLDGEREAALAPIQRVFIYLVLEHAEDLLLQDEAVRRFSRLLDAAPAAEHKLFADYLDYAERHQRIIARFARFPHRNAILGRASSEEELRFLEEPGSRF
- the bamE gene encoding outer membrane protein assembly factor BamE domain-containing protein, which codes for MSFRALALIAASVLLVACNKVNQANYSKLQAGMSKPEVEQLLGAPSECAGALGITSCTWGDEQSFISVQFAGDQVLMFSGKGLK
- a CDS encoding DUF3999 domain-containing protein encodes the protein MSINKHPGRAWLLLVGLLCSLVGQAAERPGDYAWQLPLALTGEGPWYRLELPMAVHLAADFADLRDLRVFNGEGEPLAYALVRSPAEETLHEHEVRWFALHAEADDLTDSPGLRVQRSARGTLIELVETAPSAQASARRGWLLDASAVEDPLVRLELDWSSDHEGFQRLRIEASDDLRTWRSWGQAQLARLSFADERIERRQIDLPGRQARYLRLMWESPREAPPLTVARLFSRPAGSLSLPLVWSEPLPADRAADDSFRWKLPRTLPVQRIRLELGQDNRLVPVRVSGRGGGQGRWRTLGSGLLYRLPEPEGEQRQDELALPGVAVQQLRLQVDARGGGLGAAPFLRIGVRATHLVFLGRGSPPYRLALGNADAVSAALPLETLIPGFRPQRLEQLASAEVVAGAKVQAMSPPGSAPDWKRWGLWVVLLLGVAVLGLMAASLLRRAPSH
- a CDS encoding class 1 fructose-bisphosphatase; this translates as MSRVTLSRYLIEQTRSHNTPADLRFLIEVVARACKAISHQVSKGALGGVLGSMETENVQGEVQKKLDVLSNEILLEANEWGGHLAGMASEEMDNAYQIPGRYPKGAYLLVFDPLDGSSNIDVNVSVGTIFSVLRCPERNGDVGDLGEDAFLQPGTQQVAAGYAIYGPQTMLLLTLGNGVKGFTLDRELGSFVLTHDNIKVPETTKEFAINMSNQRHWEAPVQRYVGELLAGETGPLEKNYNMRWIASMVADVHRILTRGGIFMYPRDAREPEKPGKLRLMYEANPMSFIIEQAGGAATNGTQRILDIQPSSLHQRVAVFLGSKQEVERVTAYHQE